Sequence from the Rhodococcus jostii RHA1 genome:
TTGGCGGTCACCGTCCTCGACCAGAGCCGGGCCGGATTCGCGGCCGCCGCTCTCGACCCGACAACCGCCCAGGCCGCCATCCAGGTCTCGGCCGCGCGCGGATACCTCGACGGCCGGTCTCTGGCCGAGGTGTTCGCCTGGTTGCGCCCCACCGACCTGGTGTGGCGATACTGGGTGAACAACTACATCCAGGGCCGCACGCCGCCGCCGTTCGACGTACTGTTCTGGAACGCCGACACCACCCGCATGACGGCCACCCTCCACAAGGACATGGTGCAGATCGGCCTGAGCAACGCGCTGACCACCCCGGGCGCGGTGAGTATGCTCGGCACCCCCGTCGACCTGTCCAAGGTCATCGTGGACTCGTATGTGATCGCCGGCATCGCCGACCACATCAGCCCCTGGCAGGCGTGCTACCGCAGCGCCCGCCTACTCGGCAGCGAGAGTAGCCGGTTCGTCCTCTCCACCAGTGGACACATCGCCGCGATGGTCAACCCGCCCGGCAATCCTCGCGCGTCCTACCGGATGGCTTCACCGAGCACCGAGCACCCCGCCGAGTGGCTCGAGACCTCCCAGCAGCAGCAAGACTCCTGGTGGCCCGACTTTGCGGACTGGCTGAGCAAGCGCAGCGGACCCGACAAGGACGCACCAGCCATGCTCGGCGCCGTGGATCTCCCACCCCTGATGCCCGCGCCCGGCTCCTACGTCCGCGAACAATGACCCACCACCTCGCAATCGGAGGGCCGCGATGACCACACACCTGACGCGCCCGGCCGAGCTCCTTGATCTCGTCGGCGAGCAGCTCGGCACCACCGACTGGTACCAGATCACCTACGAGCGGGTGAACCTGTTCGCCGACGCCACCGGCGACTACCGGCGGCTCCCTCACCCCCCACCGCGCACCGCGGCCGAATTCAAGAATGCCGTCGCCTCCGGCTATCTCACCCTCTCACTCCTCCCACGGGCCTTGGCGACCTGCTCACCATCGACAGTGCACCGGAGACCATCGATTACGGGCTCAACAGGGTTCGCTTCCCCACACCCGACCGAGTGGGAACGAAGGTCCGCTGCACCGGCCGGATCCTTTCCGCGCAGCGATTCGAGGCCGGGCTCGAGGCCGTGTTCGGCGTCACCTTCGAGTCCGAGAAAGCAACATCACCCGTCTGCGTCGCCGAAACCAGTGATCGTCTACAGATGAACCGCCCTCCGGACCGGGCGGGCGAGTCCCGGATGGTGCGCGCCGGTGGCCAGCACCTGCGTGTACACATCCGGCGCGGCACCGGCGTGCCGCTGGTGCTGTGCAACGGGATCGGCGCCAGCCTCGAGGTACTCGACCCGCTGGTCGCACATCTCGGCGCACACCGCACCGTGATCCGGTTCGACGCCCCAGGCACCGGGGCGTCACCGACTTCTCCTGTGCCCTATGGGATCCCGTACCTTGCGTGGGTAACCGGACGAATGCTCGACACGCTCGGCTACGGCCGGGTCGACATGCTGGGGTACTCATGGGGCGGGGCCCTCGCCCAGCAGTTCGCGTTCCAGAACCCGCGCCGGTGTCGCCGCCTGGTCCTGGCCGCAACCGCAACCGGCGCCCTGATGGTGCCCGCCCGGCCCGCTGTCCTCGCGAAGATGCTCACCCCGCGCCGGTTCGTCGACCGCAACTACTTGGCCTCCATCGCCGCGACGATCTATGGCGGCAGCGTCGACTTCGGTAACGCCACCGTCACCCAGCTCGTCAGCCATCAACTCGCCGCCGGATCCCGCCGCGGCTACCTGCACCAGCTGCTCGCCGGGGCGGTGTGGTCGAGCCTGTTCGCCCTCCCGGCAATCCGCCAACCCACCCTCATCGTCGCGGGCACCGACGACCCGATCATCCCGATCATCAACGCGCACATCATGTACCGGCTGATGCCGAACGCCACCCTCGTCACACACCCCGGCGGCCACGTCGACCTCCTCACCAACGCCGCCACGCTCGGCCCCGTCATCGAGAACTTCCTACGGAGAGCACCGTCGGCCTGATGTGAGGCCGGCCCTCGGAGGGCCGCAGCGATTCCGTGTGCCCGGGGTGTCGGCGATATCCTTGAGAGGACGCCATCGAGAGGTGAGTCCACGGTTGTATTTCCGCTGGTCGTGCCGTCGGGACCAGCCCGCAGCCCCATGAGCCGACGGAGTGAGTAGACCGTCCGATGGGTGCAGGTGATCCGCTCGACACTCAGAGGTACCCGCCCTCCCCGGCGGCGGAGTTGGCAGGCACCGGCTTCGACGATGCCCAAGAGATCGGCCGCGGCGGTTTCGGCGTCGTCTACCGCTGCACCCAGGAAGACCTGGAGCGCACGGTAGCGGTGAAGGTCCTCACCGTCGAACTCGACGACGAGAACCGGGCACGATTCTTCCGGGAACAGCGGGCGATGGGGCGGCTGACCGGGCACCCGAACATCGTCAACATTCTGCAGGTCGGTGCCACCGACAGCGAACTTCCCTACATCGTGATGCCGTACCACCCGCAGGATTCCCTGGACGTGCGGATCCGCCGCCACGGTCCGCTGCCGGTGGAGGAGGCACTACGCCTAGGGGTGAGAATGGCCGGAGCGGTGGAGACTGCACACCGGCTCGGCATCCTGCATCGCGACATCAAACCCGCGAACATCCTGCTCACCGATTACGGCGAACCAGAACTGACCGATTTCGGCATCGCTCACATCAGCGGCGGCTTCGAGACCGCCACCGGCGCCGTCACCGGCTCCCCGGCGTACACCGCTCCAGAGGTGCTCGGCGGTGAACCACCGAGCCCGGCCGCCGACGTCTACGGCCTCGGCGCCACCTTGTTCAGTACCCTGACCGGCCACGCCGCATTCGAACGCCGCAGCGGTGAGCAGGTCGTAGCGCAGTTCCTGCGGATCACCACGCAACCGGTCCCCGACCTGCGCGAGCACGGCATCCCCGACGACGTGTCCGCGGCGATCGCCCACGCGATGTCCCGCGAGCCCGACCAGCGCCCGGCTACCGCCGCCGACTTCGGAGAGGAGCTGCGAGCCCTGCAATGCGCCCACGGCTTCCCGGTCGACGAGATGGCCCTGCGCGCCGAACCGGGCGCCGAGGTCGGTGACCGAGCGCTAGCGTCAGGCGTTCGGCACCCCACAGAACCCGCCCCTCGGAGCACTACCGGAGCCCTTCCCCTGGAACTGACGAGTTTCGTCGGCCGCCGGCACGAGCTCACCGAGGCGAAGAACCTCCTGGCCGGGTCGCGGCTGGTGACGTTGACCGGGATCGGAGGTGTGGGCAAGACGCGGCTGGCGATGCGGATTTCGTCGGCTGTGCAGCGCGACTACGCCAACGGTGTGCGGCTGGTGGAGTTGGGTGAGCTGCACGACGCGTCGTCGTTGGTCGACGCCCTCGCCGGCGCACTGGGAGTCCGGGACCACTCGACGAGGCCCCTGCGGGATGTCCTGATCGAGTTCCTCGCCCCGCGCGAGGTGCTGTTGGTTCTCGACAATTGCGAGCACCTGGTAGACGCCGTGGCGGAACTGACCGAAACCCTGCTACGGACGTGTCCGCGGTTGCGGACCCTCGCCACTAGCCGTGAGCCCCTCGGCATCGGCGGGGAAGCAGTGCTGCGGGTCCCGCCGCTGGCCGTCCCCGATCCCGAACGGAAGCTCTCCCTGCGCGGGTTACCCAAATACGATGCGGTGACGTTGTTTACCGAACGCGCCAATGCTGCCGTTCCGGGGTTCGCGCTCACCGACGACAATGCGGCGGAGGTGGCGGGGATCTGTCACCGCCTCGACGGGTTGCCGCTGCCGATCGAACTGGCGGCGGCGCGGCTGCGGGCGATGTCGCCCCAGCAGATCCTGGGACGGCTGACCGACCGCTACACGCTGCTGACCCGCGGCAACCGGGGTGCGCCGACGCGGCAGCAAACCCTGCGGTTGTGTATCGACTGGAGCTTCGAGTTGTGCACCGCCGATGAACAACTCGTGTGGGGGCGGGTGGCGGTGTTCGCGGGAAGCTTCGAACTCGATGCCGCGGAGCAGGTGTGCGGCGAGGGCCTCGACCCGGACGAGTTGCTCGACACGCTGACCTCCTTGGTGGAGAAGTCGATCCTGATCCGGGAAGAATCCGGGTCGGCGGTGCGTTTCCGGATGCTCGAGACCCTCCGCGAATACGGCTACGAGAAACTCGAGCAGACCGGTGAGGCTGTGGCGTTGCGCCGCCGGCACCGGGACTGGTACGAGACGCTGGTGCTCGATGCGGAGGCCGACTGGATCAGCGCCCGCCAGCTCGACTGGATCGCCCGGCTGAAGCGGGAACAGCCGAATCTGCGGGAGGCCCTCGAGTTCAGCATCGACGACGATCCCGCCGCCGGCCTGCGCACCGCCGCCGCACTGTACTGGTTCTGGAGTTCCCAAGGCCTCTACAACGAGGGCCGGCGGTGGCTCGACCAACTCCTCGACCGCCGCAGCGGTGCAACGACCCTCGAACGGGTTACGGCGCTCTGCTATGACAGCGTGATGGCCAATAGCCAGGGAGACCTCGAGGCCGGGGCGGCGCTCGTCGAGGCGGCGCGGACTCTCACCGCACACACGAGCGACCCTGTGTTGTGGGCGTACAGCGACTGCGCCGACGGCATGCTGGCGCTATACAGCGGTGATCTCGCGCGAGCATGCTCTCACCTCGAATCCGCTCTCGCCGAGTTCAGTGCACGGAAAGATCGCACACTCGAAACCAGCCTCCTGTACCCGTTGGGAACGGCCTACGGTCTGTCCGGCCGGACAGACCGGGCGATCGAATGCCACGAACGTGCCCTCGCGATAACGGAGCGATACGGCGAGAAAATGTACCGGGCACACTCTCTGTGGGCCATGGGCATCGACGTGTGGCGACAGGGCGATACCGATCGTGCGGTCCGGCTCCTCGAACAATCGCTCGAGCTGACCCGGCACGTGCACACCCCCCGCGTCGCGACAGCCTGCCTCGAGGCACTGGCCTGGATCACCCGCCAACAGGGCGACGCACTACGGGCCGCAACGCTGATGGGAGCCGCGGACGGGCTGGCGCAATCGGTGGGCAGCGCTGTGGTCATACATACCAATTTGCTTGTTTATCATCAGGACTGCGACCAGGAGTCCCGGAAGGAACTCGGAGACAAAGTTTTTGCGTCGGCCCACAGCAAGGGCCGAAGTCTCGGCTTCGATGCAGCGATCGCCTACGCTCTCCATGAGCAGCCGGCCAGCACCTCCGCGCCCGACACAGATTCGTCGGTGCGACTGACCAAGAGGGAACACCAAGTCGCCGACCTGATCGCCGAAGGCCTGACCAACCAGGCCATCGCCGACCGCCTGGTGATCTCACCACGCACCGCGCAAGGCCACGTGGAGCACATCCTGGCCAAACTGAGTTTCGCCTCCCGCACACAGGTCGCGGCCTGGGTCGTGGAGCGGAAACGTCAGTAGCGGCATCGGCGCGGGCTGAGCGAGGTCGCTCACCCCGCGTCCTCGAGCCCGTACTACGACAGCCGCCTCCAACCGGGCCGGCTACCGGAGCGGTCTGCTTCCGCGCTGGAGGCCTCCGCCCGAGCCGCGCCCTGCCGCAAGCCTCGAGGAATGCGCACCGCCGTTCCGACCGAGGCAGATCGCGCTTGGGGCAGAGGGGCGATGGATCCGGTACTCCTCCTCGCCGAGCAACCAGTGCTGCAGCAGGGACGTGACGCGGCCGAGTTCGCCGCGGAATTGGAAGCTCAGCCGCTGCTGTTCTGGGACTGTGCTGCCGACGCGTACGCACCACGGCGGCCGCCGAACAGATCCGTCCGATACCTGCACGAGGCCGCCGGCGTCACCCCGGCAGGCTGCCAGGACGGGGCGCAGGCCCACGCTAGGGCCCGATCTCACAGGGTGAAGCCGGCACGCCCACGCGCGGTCGCGGCCGCTTCGGCGAGGGAACCGCGATGGATCGGCCCGTGGCCGGGCAGAAGTATGTCGGCGCCGAGCTCTCCGATGATGTCCAGTGACACGGCGGCCGTGCCGTAGTAGTGGTTGAGCCACTGCGGCAGTAGCTGGGGACCGGAGATGGGTGAGGTCGGATGCCCGGTGATCAAGGCGTCCCCGGAGATCACCACACCGTGATCGGGAAGGTGATAAACCGTGTGCCCGGAGGTATGACCGGGCACGAGAACCGGAACGGGGGCACCCGGGCAGGTCAGGGCACCAAGTACGGGCATCGGGGTCGGGGAGTCGATGCCGTACTTGGCGGTGCCACCCAGACGCACCAGTTTCATTGCCCAGGACAGGACTCCGGGGCGCCCGATGTTGCTGAGCACGTCCCAGGGGGTCGCGACCTCATGGCATTCACGCCGGGCATGAGCTGCCTCGGCAGGGTGTACCAGTACAGGCGCCCCGTAAGTCTCGGCGAGATATTGTGCGCTTCCGATGTGGTCGACATGCGCGTGCGTGATGAGCACGGCCTCGATGCCGTGAGGATCCCGTCCGATAGCTCGGATCGATTCCTCCACCTCGCCACGCTGCCCCGGGTATCCGGTGTCGATCACAGTCACCGCGTCACCTTCGGTGAGCAGCACCCAGTTGACCATCTCGGAGTGCACGAAGAACACGCCCTCGGCGATTTCGGCGGGCTTCATCGCGTGACCACTGCCAGCCTGCCGCAGGCGTTTCGCGTGTTCGCTGTGACCTGCGCGCTCACCTGGCTGTAGCCCAGCGCGTTGTTGTCGACGAGCGTCTGGTCCTCTGACACGACCCTCATGTATCTCCTCCATTTTGCGTTGTCCAACGGGCAACGTGCGTACGTGGTAAACATCGGTTTTCTTGTTGATCCGGTCGATCACCTGGTCGGCGAGGCGGTGTGGGTGGGCCATCTGCGCTGTTCTTGTGTTCACACGGTCAGGGTCGGTACGCCGCGTGGTGGGTGGTGCTGCCGCTCCCCGGCATGTGAGACACCCCGCGGCGCCGCCCTGGTCTTGCCGTGTGGGTCCAGTTCGTACTTCCCGCCAGACGCCCGGCCCGTCGAGTTGGATTGCCACTTCGAATCGATCGGCGAATCCTGCACGTTCTTCGTCACCACCCTCGTCAGACAGACGGCGAGACGAGCGCCACCGACAAGCGCCACATCGGCCGACAGCGGGTCTTCGACGGGCGCCTTCAGCGACTCGACGACACCGGCGCGTGGCACCGATCCCCCCATGAGTACTCGCGGTCTTCAAACGGTTCAGGGTTCGTTGTCAGCGAGTGTGGTCGATAGCGCGCGTGCGCCCGCGTTCAGTGCCCGCCGAATCGTTCAGGTGGGCTTCGAGAAACCTGACGACCAGGTCGCACGAATGCCTGCCAGGTGGCACCATTCGCAATCCGGGAAAGTCGGTGATCTGCACGGGGAGTGTGTCTGGCGTTCCCGCTGCCACCACAACGACATCGACTCGTTCGAAGCGTGCGTGGTGCCGTATCCCTGCCAGGACCGCGGCTGTAGTCCAGCTGGCAGGGTCCGCGCGAAGGAATACTACGACCTTTCCTGGTCCGCGATGCAGTGAGAGGATCTCATCGACGGATGTGATGAGCGCGCGCCCCTCGGACGCGTCGACCAGGAAGACCGTGTTCTCCGGTGCGCCGGAGGAGAACGTACGTTTCATCGATTTGAGGCGATCCCGATCCTCGTCGATCACGAGCGCCAAATGATTGCCGACGTTGAGATGATCTGTCACCAGCACCTCACCGTGCAATAGC
This genomic interval carries:
- a CDS encoding alpha/beta fold hydrolase yields the protein MNRPPDRAGESRMVRAGGQHLRVHIRRGTGVPLVLCNGIGASLEVLDPLVAHLGAHRTVIRFDAPGTGASPTSPVPYGIPYLAWVTGRMLDTLGYGRVDMLGYSWGGALAQQFAFQNPRRCRRLVLAATATGALMVPARPAVLAKMLTPRRFVDRNYLASIAATIYGGSVDFGNATVTQLVSHQLAAGSRRGYLHQLLAGAVWSSLFALPAIRQPTLIVAGTDDPIIPIINAHIMYRLMPNATLVTHPGGHVDLLTNAATLGPVIENFLRRAPSA
- a CDS encoding protein kinase domain-containing protein; translated protein: MGAGDPLDTQRYPPSPAAELAGTGFDDAQEIGRGGFGVVYRCTQEDLERTVAVKVLTVELDDENRARFFREQRAMGRLTGHPNIVNILQVGATDSELPYIVMPYHPQDSLDVRIRRHGPLPVEEALRLGVRMAGAVETAHRLGILHRDIKPANILLTDYGEPELTDFGIAHISGGFETATGAVTGSPAYTAPEVLGGEPPSPAADVYGLGATLFSTLTGHAAFERRSGEQVVAQFLRITTQPVPDLREHGIPDDVSAAIAHAMSREPDQRPATAADFGEELRALQCAHGFPVDEMALRAEPGAEVGDRALASGVRHPTEPAPRSTTGALPLELTSFVGRRHELTEAKNLLAGSRLVTLTGIGGVGKTRLAMRISSAVQRDYANGVRLVELGELHDASSLVDALAGALGVRDHSTRPLRDVLIEFLAPREVLLVLDNCEHLVDAVAELTETLLRTCPRLRTLATSREPLGIGGEAVLRVPPLAVPDPERKLSLRGLPKYDAVTLFTERANAAVPGFALTDDNAAEVAGICHRLDGLPLPIELAAARLRAMSPQQILGRLTDRYTLLTRGNRGAPTRQQTLRLCIDWSFELCTADEQLVWGRVAVFAGSFELDAAEQVCGEGLDPDELLDTLTSLVEKSILIREESGSAVRFRMLETLREYGYEKLEQTGEAVALRRRHRDWYETLVLDAEADWISARQLDWIARLKREQPNLREALEFSIDDDPAAGLRTAAALYWFWSSQGLYNEGRRWLDQLLDRRSGATTLERVTALCYDSVMANSQGDLEAGAALVEAARTLTAHTSDPVLWAYSDCADGMLALYSGDLARACSHLESALAEFSARKDRTLETSLLYPLGTAYGLSGRTDRAIECHERALAITERYGEKMYRAHSLWAMGIDVWRQGDTDRAVRLLEQSLELTRHVHTPRVATACLEALAWITRQQGDALRAATLMGAADGLAQSVGSAVVIHTNLLVYHQDCDQESRKELGDKVFASAHSKGRSLGFDAAIAYALHEQPASTSAPDTDSSVRLTKREHQVADLIAEGLTNQAIADRLVISPRTAQGHVEHILAKLSFASRTQVAAWVVERKRQ
- a CDS encoding MBL fold metallo-hydrolase gives rise to the protein MKPAEIAEGVFFVHSEMVNWVLLTEGDAVTVIDTGYPGQRGEVEESIRAIGRDPHGIEAVLITHAHVDHIGSAQYLAETYGAPVLVHPAEAAHARRECHEVATPWDVLSNIGRPGVLSWAMKLVRLGGTAKYGIDSPTPMPVLGALTCPGAPVPVLVPGHTSGHTVYHLPDHGVVISGDALITGHPTSPISGPQLLPQWLNHYYGTAAVSLDIIGELGADILLPGHGPIHRGSLAEAAATARGRAGFTL